The genomic region CCGAAGTGCCGAGTTCCAGCCTGGTTGCGCCCTTCTCCAACGCGAAATCATAATCGAAGCGCTCGGCCGACATGAAGTCGCCTTCGATCTCGATATGGCAGGTCAGCGCCATCGGCAGCGGCGCGGGAAACAGGATCGTCACGTCCTCGCCGAGATAGGCGGTGCGGTCGAACCGCATGCCTTCGAGGATCGCCTCCAGGCCATCCGCAGCATCGGCGGCGATCGGAACGGGAACAGCGGTTTCGACCTCAGGCCCGTCGAGATAATCCAGCTGGAAATAGAAGCGGGCGTCGCGTTCGGCCAGATCGCCGAAATAGACGCGGATCTCGTTGAGGCCGGCGACAAGCTCCACCTCGAAAGTCTGTTGCGCTTCTAGATTGCGCTCGTAAGGCGCCATGAAACCCTGTTCACGGCCGTTGACGAAGAGGATGGCGCCGCCGCAGGTCGACAGGCGAAGCGTGGCAGCCCCGCCCGTGCCGGCATCGAGGAAGGTGCGCGCCCAGCAGCCGATGCGGGTCGGGCGAAACCAGAAACCGGAGAGATCGACACGCGGCGAGGCAAAGGGCAGCCACCACCGGACCGCCTCGAATTCGGCGGTCGGTTGCGGTCTTTGGCCGGAGAAGGATTTTTTGAATTCGGTGCGGCAGGGATATTCGTGCGGAATGAAGTTCTTCGTCTTGGTAACGAAGAAAAACGGATCCATCCTGCCTTCCATCGGCCGGTCGGCGATGTCGTAGCGCTCTTGTGAGAGGTGGCCGAGCTGCCAATAGACGATCGGGCTCTGCTTGCCGGTGGCGCGGCGAAGATGGGATTTCTCAGCGGTCATGCTTCAGCTCGTTCGAGCCGCGAGACGTCGGAAAAACCGACGCGTGGACTGGCCGTCAAACCGCATCTTCAAAGCCTCCCTGCTCTGTCGCTTGCCGCGGACTCCTCAGGCAATTGTGCATAGGCATTCCATTTGCGCAATCTGAAAGATTTTTGCATAAAGAGGTAGCAGCGAGGAGCAGACATGGCAGCGGAGCAGAAAAAAGGCAGGCGCACACGCCTCGACGATATCGCCGCCCGGTGCGGCGTCTCGATCAGCACGGTGTCGCGGGCGCTTGCCGGTGAAAAAGGCGTGAGGCCCGAAATTCGCAAGCTGGTGCTGGAAACGGCAAGTGCGGTCAGCTACGCCCTGCCGGCCAGCGTCGCCGGCAAGAAGGTCATGCTCGTCGCCTCCGGCGCCGCGATGATCGATTATGTCCGCAACCAGTTCACGCTTTATGTGCTCGAAGGATTGAATGCGCGCGCGGCCGCTCTCGGCATCGAGATGGCGATGCGTCCGGTCGCAGACAAGGCCGATGAAGCCCGTGCCATCGCCGAGATGCGGGATAATCCAAGCTTCGGCGGCATGCTGATCCTGACCGTCGACGAGGAGGATATGCTGGCCGCCGCCGCCGGTCTCGGCAAGCCCGTCGTGCTGGTCAACAGCGACGATCCCTATATGCGGCTTTCCAGTGTGACGCCCTGCAACCGCTCGGCCGCCTTCATCGCCGCCGAACACCTGATCAAGGCGGGGCACGAACGCATCCTGTTCATGCTGCGGCCGGGACGGCGGACGATCGAGCGGCGTCTGGAGGGCTGGCGCGATGCCCTGCAGCATCACGGGCTGAAAGCCGATGCCGACCTGGTGCTCGAGGTCGACGACTGGCTGCCGGAACTCGGCGCCGAGGCGATCACCCGCCTCGTCCGCGACAAAGGCCTTTCCTTCACCGCCATCCTGACGGCGGGCGACAGCCTTGCCAGCGGCGCCGTACGCGGATTGCAGGCGATGGGTTATGCCGTGCCGCAGGATATCTCCGTCATGGGCATAGACGACCTGCCGCAATCGGCCTTTCTCAATCCGCCGCTTTCGACGGTGCATATCCCGATGCGCGAACTCGGCGCCACCGCGCTCGATCTGTTGCGCGACATGATGCTCGGCCTGGCCACGCCGCGGCGGCGCGTCGAGCTTTCCTGCCATCTCGTCGAAAGGGGTAGTGTGGCGGTGGTCAGCGGCGCTGCAGGGGGAAATATCAGGCCTCGATAAAGCTCGCTTCGAACAGTTCGCGTGCATAGGCATCATGGGTGATGCCGGCCTGCAGATCCTGTTTGGTCAGTTCGTCGACGAAGCCGCCGTTCTTCATGATCAGCACCCGGTCGCACATATGGGCGATGACCGCGAGGTCGTGGCTGACGAGCAGATAGGTCAGCCCCTTTTCATCACGCTGATCGGCAAGCAGGTTGAGGATTTCGGCCTGGACGGATACATCGAGCGCCGATGTCGGCTCATCGAGCAGCAGGATCGGCGGCGACAGAATGAGCGCCCGGGCGATCGCCACGCGCTGCCGCTGGCCGCCGGAAAGCTCATGGGGAAAACGATTGGCGAAGCTCGCCGGCAGGCCGACCTGGATCAAGGCCTTTTCGACCTTCGACCAGATCTCCGAATGGCGCATGGCGCGCAGCGGCTCGGCGAGCGCGGTGCCGATGCGGTGGCGCGGATGCAGGGAGCCGTAAGGGTCCTGAAAGACCATCTGGGCGAATTTCAGCTCCTCGCGGGAGCGATGCTTGCCGATCGGTCGGCCGCTAAGCTCGATCTGCCCGGTCCAGCCGGTCTCCATTCCGGCGAGGCAACGCAGCACCGTCGATTTGCCGCAGCCGGATTCGCCGACAATGCCGAGCGTCTCCCCCTGCCTGACCTCAAAACTGATGCCCCTGACGACATGGTTGCTGGATTTGCCGGAGGCGAAGACGACATCGAGGTCGCGGACATTGATCATTGCGCGGTCTCCAGATCGAGTTTCGCCCTGTCGAGAACGGCGAGCCGGCGAACCGGGTTCTTCGGGTCGGGCAGCGCCGCTATCAGCCCGCGGGTATAGGGATGGCGGGCCTCTTCGAGACTGGTCAGGGTTTCGACGATGCGGCCGGCATACATGACGATGATGCGCTCGCAGAAGGCCGCCACCATGCGGATATCGTGGCTGATCAACAGCAGGCCGGAATTGTTCTCGCGCACCAGTTCATCGAGCAACAGCAGCACATCCTTTCGCACGCTGACATCGAGCGCCGAAGTCGGCTCGTCGGCAATGACCAGCTTCGGCCGCGCCAAGAGCATCATGGCGATCATCACGCGCTGACCCATGCCGCCCGATATCTGATGGGGATAAAGCGCCATGACCCGATCCGGATCGCTGATGCGCACACGCTCCAGCATGGCGCGGGCGGCGTCTTGCGCCGGGGCCTTGCCGAGACCGAGGTGAAGGCGCGCGGCCTCGGCGATCTGCTTGCCGATCGAGAGGACCGGATTCAGCGAATAACGCGGATCCTGCATGATCAGCGCGATGTCCTTGCCGCGAAGCGCGCC from Rhizobium sp. BT03 harbors:
- a CDS encoding ABC transporter ATP-binding protein; the protein is MINVRDLDVVFASGKSSNHVVRGISFEVRQGETLGIVGESGCGKSTVLRCLAGMETGWTGQIELSGRPIGKHRSREELKFAQMVFQDPYGSLHPRHRIGTALAEPLRAMRHSEIWSKVEKALIQVGLPASFANRFPHELSGGQRQRVAIARALILSPPILLLDEPTSALDVSVQAEILNLLADQRDEKGLTYLLVSHDLAVIAHMCDRVLIMKNGGFVDELTKQDLQAGITHDAYARELFEASFIEA
- a CDS encoding LacI family DNA-binding transcriptional regulator — protein: MAAEQKKGRRTRLDDIAARCGVSISTVSRALAGEKGVRPEIRKLVLETASAVSYALPASVAGKKVMLVASGAAMIDYVRNQFTLYVLEGLNARAAALGIEMAMRPVADKADEARAIAEMRDNPSFGGMLILTVDEEDMLAAAAGLGKPVVLVNSDDPYMRLSSVTPCNRSAAFIAAEHLIKAGHERILFMLRPGRRTIERRLEGWRDALQHHGLKADADLVLEVDDWLPELGAEAITRLVRDKGLSFTAILTAGDSLASGAVRGLQAMGYAVPQDISVMGIDDLPQSAFLNPPLSTVHIPMRELGATALDLLRDMMLGLATPRRRVELSCHLVERGSVAVVSGAAGGNIRPR
- a CDS encoding ABC transporter ATP-binding protein, translated to MQDHDLQPVLSVKGLTVRFGRGAVPAVSNVSFDVGRERVGIVGESGSGKSTTGRAIMRLLPPAAVVSAERLDLGGDPLLSKSERQMGALRGKDIALIMQDPRYSLNPVLSIGKQIAEAARLHLGLGKAPAQDAARAMLERVRISDPDRVMALYPHQISGGMGQRVMIAMMLLARPKLVIADEPTSALDVSVRKDVLLLLDELVRENNSGLLLISHDIRMVAAFCERIIVMYAGRIVETLTSLEEARHPYTRGLIAALPDPKNPVRRLAVLDRAKLDLETAQ